A region of Frederiksenia canicola DNA encodes the following proteins:
- the pyrF gene encoding orotidine-5'-phosphate decarboxylase: MNNKVIVALDYETESEALAFVDQVDPSLCRLKVGKEMFTTLGTHFVKQLQDRKFDVFLDLKYHDIPNTVARAVRSAADLGVWMVDLHASGGLRMMETAKQILEPYGKDAPLLIGVTVLTSMEDLDLLQIGINASPMEQVIRLAHLCQRAGLDGVVCSPQEVEVLRTHCGKDFKLVTPGIRPEGSDFGDQRRVMTPKQAIETGADYLVIGRPITQAQDPLAILKSINTAIA, translated from the coding sequence ATGAATAATAAAGTGATTGTTGCACTTGACTACGAAACGGAATCGGAAGCCCTTGCTTTTGTTGATCAAGTTGACCCAAGCCTTTGTCGTTTAAAAGTCGGCAAAGAAATGTTTACCACACTAGGCACACATTTTGTTAAACAATTACAAGATCGCAAATTTGATGTATTCCTTGATTTAAAATACCACGACATTCCAAATACGGTAGCAAGAGCAGTACGTTCTGCAGCAGATCTGGGTGTTTGGATGGTTGACCTTCATGCCTCAGGTGGCTTAAGAATGATGGAAACAGCCAAACAAATTCTGGAACCATACGGCAAAGACGCCCCCCTATTGATTGGGGTCACCGTTCTCACCAGTATGGAAGATCTTGATTTACTCCAAATCGGCATTAATGCCTCTCCAATGGAGCAAGTTATTCGTCTTGCCCACCTTTGTCAACGAGCAGGTCTTGATGGAGTTGTTTGTTCTCCACAAGAAGTTGAAGTTTTACGTACACACTGTGGTAAGGATTTCAAACTAGTTACTCCAGGAATTCGTCCTGAAGGCAGTGATTTTGGTGATCAACGCCGTGTCATGACCCCAAAACAAGCGATTGAAACGGGTGCTGACTATTTGGTGATTGGACGTCCAATTACCCAAGCTCAAGATCCGCTTGCGATATTAAAATCAATCAATACCGCTATTGCCTAA
- the bioD gene encoding dethiobiotin synthase, whose translation MPAIFIAGTDTNVGKTIVTRALLQTVSKYEIPVVGYKPIACGGDDSLPTEPNNDDYACEDNKDVLIIQDSCVYPVQYKEINSYSFIHSSTPVFAALDAVRHISSNKLDKDLAHLQQKYNNVIVEGTYGWLTPINRGLSFAEWVKRNQMPVVLVVGIKEGCVNHALLTAYAIQQQGCTLLGWVANRVNPGLRHYFELIELLSQRIDAPLLGQIPYLGSPDKKELSQYIQNPEPLLNYFKK comes from the coding sequence ATGCCAGCGATATTTATTGCGGGGACGGATACTAATGTGGGCAAGACCATTGTTACCCGAGCCTTATTACAAACAGTTTCTAAATATGAAATTCCAGTAGTTGGATATAAACCTATAGCTTGTGGTGGTGATGATTCACTACCCACCGAGCCGAATAATGATGACTATGCTTGCGAAGATAATAAGGATGTACTGATAATTCAGGATAGTTGCGTATATCCTGTACAATACAAAGAGATTAACAGCTATTCGTTTATCCACTCAAGTACCCCCGTCTTTGCTGCACTCGATGCGGTTCGCCATATATCAAGTAATAAGTTAGATAAAGACTTAGCACATTTGCAGCAGAAATATAATAATGTAATTGTTGAAGGAACATATGGTTGGCTTACGCCCATAAATCGAGGACTGAGTTTTGCGGAATGGGTTAAGCGTAATCAAATGCCTGTTGTCTTAGTTGTGGGTATTAAAGAAGGTTGTGTTAATCATGCATTACTCACTGCATATGCGATTCAACAACAAGGATGTACATTACTAGGATGGGTAGCCAATCGAGTTAATCCAGGGCTTCGTCATTATTTTGAACTCATTGAGCTTCTCTCTCAACGAATTGATGCTCCATTATTAGGACAAATTCCGTATTTAGGCAGCCCAGATAAGAAGGAGCTTTCACAATATATCCAAAATCCAGAACCATTATTAAATTATTTTAAAAAATAG
- a CDS encoding ROK family protein, protein MKTASNDYKFQHLGQVYQLIEQFELISRTDLAKLSGYAPASITGLSKQLIDHKLVLERTAQNLPSRGRPAVGLSLSSFHWRYICMILSETDISIFLCELSGKAIHQQRYTLNLSRTELLESVTTSLKNFLQYCSVELEYVLAMSVSVIGKLNRDKTGVVRLGNKTLDVELFSALQMLVDKPVYLNEHFQLWLLAESALGSLISHDDVIFLQLDEAINLSVLLRGELLHRDEHKRMNVDKMLMPKFGELSDFIGENLNEMERYQLANQITFNALVKAIDHYLPNPFGTIRQKIEWFCKHIQKENAAALHILEHIADNLSYMLLNLINLFSTEKIMFCSPLLSIQTALFEKIREKIVVNLRQDDLNIDLVTSQYEWNSPLIPSAAIKYEIYAGNLIQNIIKL, encoded by the coding sequence ATGAAAACGGCATCTAACGATTATAAATTTCAGCATTTAGGACAGGTCTATCAGCTTATTGAGCAATTTGAGCTTATTTCTCGAACAGATTTGGCAAAATTATCAGGTTACGCACCTGCATCGATTACGGGTCTTAGCAAGCAGCTAATTGATCATAAATTAGTGCTTGAACGCACGGCTCAAAATTTACCCAGTCGAGGGCGTCCTGCGGTAGGCTTATCACTCTCTTCTTTTCATTGGCGTTATATCTGTATGATTTTGTCTGAAACTGATATTTCAATTTTTTTATGTGAATTATCTGGTAAAGCTATTCATCAGCAAAGATATACCCTGAACTTATCTCGTACTGAACTGTTAGAAAGCGTGACAACGTCTCTAAAAAATTTCTTACAATATTGCTCTGTTGAATTAGAATATGTTTTAGCTATGTCTGTTAGTGTTATTGGGAAGCTGAATCGAGATAAAACAGGTGTAGTACGATTAGGTAATAAAACATTAGATGTTGAATTATTCAGTGCATTGCAGATGTTGGTGGATAAACCCGTCTATTTAAATGAACATTTCCAGCTTTGGTTATTGGCTGAGTCTGCATTAGGTAGCTTAATTAGTCATGATGATGTGATTTTCTTGCAGTTAGACGAAGCCATTAATTTGAGTGTGTTACTTCGTGGCGAATTGCTTCACCGTGATGAGCATAAACGGATGAATGTGGATAAAATGTTAATGCCCAAATTTGGCGAGTTGAGTGACTTTATTGGCGAAAATTTAAATGAAATGGAACGTTATCAACTTGCCAATCAAATTACGTTTAATGCATTAGTCAAGGCAATAGATCATTATTTACCGAACCCTTTTGGTACTATCCGTCAAAAAATAGAATGGTTCTGCAAGCACATTCAAAAAGAAAATGCTGCTGCCCTACATATTTTAGAGCATATTGCAGATAATCTTTCTTACATGTTGCTTAATCTCATTAATCTTTTTTCGACGGAAAAAATTATGTTCTGTTCACCTCTACTCTCTATACAGACCGCATTATTTGAAAAAATAAGAGAAAAAATTGTGGTGAACTTGCGTCAAGATGATCTCAATATTGATTTAGTCACAAGCCAATATGAATGGAACAGTCCGCTCATTCCATCTGCTGCAATAAAATATGAAATTTATGCCGGAAATTTGATTCAGAACATAATTAAATTGTAA
- a CDS encoding sialidase family protein has translation MKNRIFLLSALAASLPLPTLANGFWKSDLNENLTNVAKSIGHEGFHQDTEGKPWPGIGPNGEAAGSLTLPYARIPAMTITDDNKMVVMFDLRWGGSTDHGRIDPGVAISEDGGHTWEKRTAWNFNESKLPLRRAMDPTILHNSIDGSLYVMHGTWSTGSQNWYRDRIAYYRDNVWATTIYKSTDGGYTWNKNAEFSKNINNEVFAKVQKGAGNQTVAFLGGVGSGIVMKDGTLVFPIQTAHLNGIATTIMYSKDNGKTWDMPETTTPVAPNQISLENMVFEIGSKLVMTGREDRLGRDQAKGRWAYYTEDLGKTWNLYEPVNEFSSSTAQPTQGSSIYVTLPNGRRVLLVSKPNGNHDNWARGNLALWMLDAKNPEHKHQVTIIRPGSGNPKGAGYSSLAYKEGNLFVAFEDDGDITVKNLTEYLSTIENKALEWGLPDEISHEIERIQALEYLNKGQKDELIAKMRKANDYAVSQSFVLNQEMKELKVVIENLSLQSKAKTTAMPSKIRAFNEYLDEVSNLTGNESPQFIDYFGIANLENMLNSYFLALDTKLDFSNYVNQAKKLNSYNNDILYSSYDKVFIEYDSMLKNKKYNPSVALGLNTDISENSAVGVFFEQRSKEGKTKTVGLRAKYDNNNNTLSSFVRYRSVKHEDIAGKNNNVDLYLNYARQFAVDNQLTVSPFVGVYGSFSSRTLLDEDVAMNKRFVFGGDVGINIGYQLSGVKVDIRPSVALLNDSSTLSQANYEQNQYEVKSSNLVYGLTTSIEKKFKNVSVGSKIKLQKYGSQSSDVNIGVNLSYNW, from the coding sequence ATGAAAAACCGTATTTTCTTATTATCTGCACTAGCTGCATCTCTTCCATTACCAACACTCGCAAATGGTTTTTGGAAATCAGATTTAAATGAAAATTTAACCAATGTAGCGAAAAGTATCGGTCATGAGGGATTCCATCAAGATACAGAAGGAAAACCTTGGCCAGGTATTGGTCCAAATGGTGAAGCCGCAGGCAGCCTGACGTTACCTTATGCACGAATTCCGGCTATGACGATTACTGATGATAATAAGATGGTAGTCATGTTTGACTTACGTTGGGGAGGCTCAACTGACCATGGTCGTATTGACCCTGGTGTAGCTATTTCTGAAGACGGTGGTCATACCTGGGAAAAAAGAACTGCTTGGAATTTTAATGAGTCAAAACTTCCTCTTCGTAGAGCAATGGATCCAACTATTTTACATAATAGTATTGATGGTAGCTTATATGTGATGCATGGAACTTGGTCAACGGGTTCTCAAAACTGGTATCGAGATAGAATTGCTTACTATAGGGACAATGTTTGGGCTACGACTATCTATAAATCAACAGATGGCGGTTACACTTGGAATAAGAATGCAGAGTTTAGCAAGAATATTAATAATGAAGTGTTTGCAAAAGTTCAAAAGGGAGCGGGAAATCAAACTGTTGCATTTTTAGGTGGTGTAGGAAGTGGTATTGTAATGAAAGATGGAACATTGGTATTCCCAATTCAGACTGCTCACTTAAATGGCATTGCGACAACAATTATGTATTCAAAAGATAATGGAAAAACGTGGGATATGCCTGAAACCACAACGCCAGTAGCTCCAAATCAAATCTCTTTAGAAAATATGGTATTTGAGATAGGATCTAAACTTGTTATGACAGGAAGAGAAGATCGACTTGGACGCGATCAGGCTAAAGGTAGATGGGCCTATTACACAGAAGATCTTGGTAAAACTTGGAATCTCTATGAACCTGTTAATGAATTTAGTTCCAGTACAGCACAACCCACTCAGGGGTCTTCTATCTATGTTACTTTGCCAAATGGACGTCGAGTATTATTAGTCTCTAAACCAAATGGTAATCACGATAATTGGGCTAGAGGTAACTTAGCACTTTGGATGTTAGATGCAAAAAATCCAGAACATAAGCATCAAGTAACTATTATCCGACCTGGGTCAGGGAATCCAAAAGGAGCAGGGTATTCTTCTTTAGCATATAAAGAGGGAAATCTTTTTGTGGCATTTGAAGATGATGGTGATATTACGGTTAAGAACTTAACAGAGTATCTTTCAACTATTGAAAATAAAGCACTTGAATGGGGACTACCTGATGAAATATCTCATGAAATCGAAAGAATACAAGCTCTAGAATATCTTAATAAAGGGCAAAAAGATGAACTCATTGCCAAAATGCGTAAGGCTAATGATTATGCGGTATCACAATCTTTCGTATTAAATCAAGAAATGAAAGAATTAAAAGTCGTAATTGAAAACCTAAGTTTACAGTCAAAAGCTAAAACAACGGCAATGCCGTCTAAAATTAGAGCTTTTAATGAATATTTAGATGAAGTTTCTAATTTGACAGGTAATGAAAGTCCACAATTCATTGATTATTTCGGAATAGCAAACTTAGAAAATATGTTAAATAGCTATTTTTTAGCACTAGATACAAAATTAGATTTTTCTAATTATGTTAATCAGGCTAAAAAATTAAATAGTTATAACAACGATATTCTTTATAGTTCATATGATAAAGTTTTTATTGAATATGATTCAATGTTAAAGAATAAAAAATATAATCCTTCAGTTGCATTAGGATTAAATACGGATATTTCTGAGAATAGTGCTGTTGGAGTTTTCTTTGAACAACGTTCTAAAGAAGGTAAAACAAAAACTGTTGGGCTGAGAGCGAAGTACGACAACAACAATAATACATTATCTAGTTTTGTTCGTTATAGAAGCGTTAAACATGAAGATATAGCAGGCAAAAACAACAATGTTGATTTATATCTAAATTATGCTCGACAATTTGCTGTTGATAATCAACTCACTGTTAGCCCATTCGTAGGTGTTTATGGCTCTTTTTCATCTCGTACATTATTGGATGAGGATGTAGCAATGAATAAAAGATTTGTATTTGGTGGCGATGTTGGAATAAATATTGGTTATCAATTATCTGGAGTTAAAGTAGATATTAGACCTAGTGTTGCATTACTAAACGATAGTAGTACATTATCGCAAGCCAATTATGAACAAAATCAATATGAAGTAAAATCAAGCAACCTAGTTTATGGGTTAACAACAAGTATTGAGAAAAAATTCAAAAATGTGTCTGTTGGCTCTAAAATTAAATTACAAAAGTATGGCTCTCAGTCATCTGATGTAAATATTGGAGTAAATCTCAGTTATAACTGGTAA
- the lapB gene encoding lipopolysaccharide assembly protein LapB: MLELLFLLLPIAALYGWYMGQRSAKKDQESINNKFSRDYVTGLNFLLSNQQEKAVDLFLSMLEKQESENQIASEPQFEAELTLGNLFRSRGEVDKALRLHQALEQNPNYSFEQKLLAKQQLAKDFMAAGFYDRAENYYITLLDEPEFAVHSLTQLMVVYQKTREWKKAINVAEKLLHIDTTTDLTPLAHFYCEYAQTLKDDPKSFLANLHKALDYSPNCSRASILLGDYYFHIQQFSEALTYYEKILEQDPAYISEVLEQIGQCYEKLGKSAQFELFLIKANQIKHNSSVDLALAELIEKKDGIEAAQSRLYQQVRQFPNMITFHRFIYYQMNEAEEGRGKESLELLHNMVGDRIKKGFQYRCLHCGYQSYRLMWYCPSCRQWEKIKPVQSITEII, translated from the coding sequence ATGCTTGAACTGTTGTTCCTTCTTCTGCCAATTGCAGCATTATACGGTTGGTATATGGGGCAAAGAAGTGCAAAAAAAGATCAAGAAAGCATCAATAATAAATTTTCTCGTGACTATGTCACGGGATTAAATTTTCTTTTATCTAATCAACAAGAAAAAGCTGTTGATTTATTTTTATCAATGCTAGAAAAGCAAGAGTCTGAAAATCAAATAGCGAGTGAACCTCAATTTGAAGCAGAGCTAACTTTAGGAAATTTATTTCGTTCACGTGGAGAAGTGGACAAAGCATTGCGTCTTCATCAAGCTCTTGAGCAAAATCCAAATTATTCTTTTGAACAAAAATTATTAGCTAAACAACAACTAGCAAAAGATTTTATGGCTGCTGGTTTTTATGATCGGGCAGAAAATTATTACATCACGTTATTAGATGAACCTGAATTTGCAGTACATTCACTGACTCAGTTGATGGTTGTCTACCAAAAAACCAGAGAATGGAAAAAGGCCATTAATGTAGCTGAGAAATTATTACACATTGATACAACGACAGACCTAACGCCACTTGCTCATTTTTATTGTGAATATGCACAAACACTTAAAGACGATCCTAAATCATTTCTGGCGAACTTACATAAAGCATTAGACTATTCACCTAATTGTAGTAGAGCTTCCATTTTACTTGGAGATTATTATTTCCATATTCAACAATTTTCCGAAGCATTAACATATTATGAGAAAATTTTAGAACAAGATCCTGCATATATTAGCGAAGTATTAGAACAGATTGGGCAATGTTATGAAAAACTAGGAAAATCGGCTCAGTTTGAGCTTTTCTTAATTAAAGCTAATCAAATTAAGCATAACAGCAGTGTAGATTTAGCACTTGCAGAACTAATCGAAAAGAAAGATGGTATAGAGGCAGCCCAATCTCGACTTTATCAACAAGTTCGCCAATTTCCCAATATGATTACTTTCCACCGTTTTATTTACTACCAAATGAATGAAGCAGAAGAGGGGAGAGGTAAGGAAAGCCTTGAATTACTGCATAATATGGTCGGAGATCGTATCAAAAAAGGCTTTCAATACCGATGTTTACATTGTGGCTATCAAAGCTACCGACTTATGTGGTATTGCCCATCATGTCGGCAATGGGAAAAGATCAAACCTGTCCAAAGTATTACCGAAATTATTTAG
- the rnd gene encoding ribonuclease D, with translation MNQHIDFNWIDTNEKLIIACRDCKHASVVALDTEFVRIRSFFPKLGLLQLFDGKKVYLIDPLTISDFTPFIELLKNPNILKVLHACGEDLEVFQHYFNQLPEPMIDTQVIGKFIGLGISVGFSKLVDHYYQIKLDKSSSRTDWLARPLNEKQLQYAAADVRYLLPIYQKMQVSLIQTCWQKAVEEECHYLKAKKLIEFDVDKAYKKIGNAWQLNSQQLSVLQLLENWRYKEAQKRDLALNFVVKEQSLLQIAKLQPKHTACLLEFMHPNEVRLHGKKLLLLVEQAKNIAAENYPEPIHRLIDAPHYKRDMHFLKKAVQECQPQDLPTEVFASKRQLEQLFKWQMQGQPQDQKPELLFGWRSEFGNRLLEKYRIFLQANQ, from the coding sequence ATGAATCAACATATTGATTTTAATTGGATTGATACTAATGAGAAACTAATAATTGCTTGTCGAGATTGTAAGCATGCAAGTGTAGTGGCATTAGATACTGAGTTTGTTCGTATTCGTTCATTCTTTCCTAAGTTAGGACTTTTACAACTATTTGATGGTAAAAAGGTTTATCTTATTGACCCACTTACTATCTCTGATTTTACCCCATTCATAGAACTACTAAAAAATCCAAATATTCTTAAAGTGTTACATGCCTGTGGTGAAGATTTAGAAGTCTTCCAACATTATTTTAATCAGTTACCAGAGCCTATGATCGATACTCAAGTGATCGGTAAGTTTATTGGACTAGGCATATCTGTTGGATTTTCTAAACTTGTTGATCACTATTATCAAATTAAACTAGATAAGTCTTCATCACGTACGGACTGGCTAGCTCGCCCATTAAATGAAAAGCAGCTCCAATATGCAGCTGCAGATGTACGGTACTTGTTACCAATATATCAAAAAATGCAAGTATCGCTAATTCAAACCTGTTGGCAAAAAGCAGTCGAAGAAGAGTGCCATTATTTGAAAGCGAAAAAACTAATAGAATTTGACGTTGATAAAGCATATAAAAAAATTGGTAATGCATGGCAGCTGAACTCTCAACAACTTTCAGTGCTACAGCTTCTTGAGAATTGGCGATATAAAGAAGCACAAAAACGAGATTTAGCTTTAAATTTTGTGGTAAAAGAGCAGTCTCTATTGCAAATTGCAAAACTTCAGCCTAAACATACCGCTTGTTTATTGGAATTTATGCACCCAAATGAAGTTCGACTTCATGGCAAAAAATTATTATTACTTGTTGAACAAGCAAAAAATATTGCAGCAGAAAACTATCCTGAACCTATTCATCGCTTGATCGATGCACCTCATTATAAACGTGATATGCATTTTTTAAAGAAAGCTGTTCAAGAATGTCAACCGCAAGACTTACCAACGGAGGTTTTTGCAAGTAAACGTCAGCTAGAACAATTATTTAAATGGCAAATGCAAGGTCAACCACAAGACCAGAAACCTGAATTATTATTCGGATGGCGTTCAGAATTCGGTAATCGATTATTGGAAAAATACCGAATTTTTCTGCAGGCAAACCAATAG
- a CDS encoding DNA topoisomerase III, with translation MKLFIAEKPSLGRAIAQVLPKPHHNKDGFIECGEGNVVTWCIGHLLEQAEPDAYDERFKIWRMEHLPIVPEQWKLIPKKETLKQFKVVERLVKQADQLIHAGDPDREGQLLVDEVFGYLNLPTEKRSQIQRCLISDLNPSAVQKAVEKLQSNRDFIPLATSALARARADWLYGINMTRAYTLQGRWAGYKGVLSVGRVQTPVLGMIVRRDLEIENFVPKDYFEVLAHIIVPETQERFTAQWQPSKACEDYQDDEGRVLSQPLAENVVKRIENQPACVIDYQDKIETEIAPLPYSLSALQIDAARRFGLSAQAVLDICQKLYETHKLITYPRSDNRYLPNEHFAERLKVMAAIAHHLTEYTEKPEAVDPNRKNRCWNDSKVEAHHAIIPTARQGNVHLTDNERRIYQLIARQYLLQFCPDAEYRKGKIILNIAGGTFATQARNLIVAGWKALLGKEDSDEVAEPLLPLVKKDQQLHCEKGEIVSKKTQPPRPFSDATLLSAMTGIARFVQDKQLKKVLRETDGLGTEATRAGIIELLFKRGFLIKKGRSIHSTEAGRTLIAALPETATQPDMTAHWEMQLTDISKKQASYQQFIADLNKQLPSLLHSPNRMVLQNLARIIPLVTTSKGQSSRKNVKSAEK, from the coding sequence TTGAAACTATTCATCGCCGAAAAACCAAGCCTAGGCAGAGCTATCGCCCAAGTGTTACCTAAACCACATCACAATAAAGATGGTTTTATTGAGTGTGGTGAAGGCAATGTGGTGACATGGTGTATTGGGCATTTGCTTGAACAGGCTGAACCTGATGCATACGATGAACGTTTTAAGATCTGGCGAATGGAACATTTGCCGATTGTGCCAGAACAGTGGAAGCTGATCCCCAAAAAAGAGACGCTCAAGCAATTCAAAGTAGTGGAACGCTTGGTAAAACAGGCAGATCAACTGATTCACGCAGGCGATCCTGACCGAGAAGGGCAGTTGCTAGTAGACGAAGTGTTCGGTTATCTCAATTTGCCCACTGAAAAACGTTCGCAAATTCAACGCTGTCTGATTAGCGATCTTAACCCAAGTGCCGTACAAAAAGCGGTGGAAAAATTGCAAAGTAATCGGGATTTTATCCCACTTGCTACTTCTGCCTTGGCCAGGGCGAGAGCCGATTGGCTTTATGGCATCAATATGACTCGAGCCTATACGCTCCAAGGACGTTGGGCAGGCTACAAAGGTGTGCTGTCAGTTGGAAGAGTACAAACCCCCGTTCTAGGCATGATTGTGCGACGGGATCTCGAAATCGAAAATTTCGTGCCCAAAGACTATTTCGAAGTGCTAGCACACATCATTGTGCCTGAAACACAGGAACGATTTACGGCACAATGGCAGCCGAGCAAGGCGTGTGAAGATTATCAAGATGATGAGGGTAGGGTACTATCCCAACCGCTGGCAGAAAATGTAGTAAAACGTATCGAAAATCAGCCCGCTTGCGTTATCGATTATCAAGATAAAATCGAAACCGAAATAGCACCATTACCTTATTCGCTTTCGGCATTACAGATTGATGCTGCCCGCCGTTTTGGACTTTCCGCTCAGGCGGTACTCGATATTTGCCAAAAATTATACGAAACTCACAAGCTAATCACTTATCCCCGTTCCGACAATCGCTATTTGCCGAATGAGCATTTTGCCGAACGTTTGAAAGTGATGGCTGCTATTGCACATCATTTGACTGAATATACTGAAAAGCCTGAGGCGGTTGATCCTAATCGCAAAAATCGTTGCTGGAACGACAGTAAGGTTGAAGCTCACCACGCAATTATTCCAACGGCTAGGCAGGGCAATGTGCATCTCACCGACAATGAACGGCGAATTTACCAACTAATTGCTCGTCAATATCTGCTGCAATTTTGTCCAGATGCTGAATATCGCAAAGGTAAAATTATTCTAAATATCGCAGGTGGTACCTTTGCAACACAAGCTAGAAACTTAATTGTAGCGGGCTGGAAAGCATTGCTCGGTAAAGAGGATAGCGACGAAGTGGCTGAACCGTTGCTGCCTCTGGTGAAAAAAGATCAACAACTACATTGTGAAAAAGGTGAAATCGTCAGCAAAAAAACGCAACCACCACGTCCTTTTAGCGATGCTACGTTGCTTTCTGCGATGACAGGAATTGCCCGTTTTGTGCAAGACAAACAGCTCAAGAAGGTGTTAAGGGAAACTGACGGGCTCGGCACCGAAGCGACACGAGCGGGGATTATTGAATTACTGTTCAAGCGGGGATTTTTAATCAAAAAGGGGAGAAGCATTCACAGCACCGAAGCAGGTAGAACCTTGATTGCTGCTTTACCTGAAACCGCAACCCAGCCAGATATGACGGCTCATTGGGAAATGCAGCTCACCGATATCAGCAAAAAACAAGCAAGTTATCAACAGTTCATAGCCGATCTCAATAAGCAGTTGCCTAGCTTACTACATTCACCAAATCGAATGGTATTGCAAAATTTAGCGAGAATCATACCGCTTGTAACGACATCTAAAGGGCAGAGTAGTCGAAAAAACGTGAAATCTGCCGAAAAATAA
- the yciH gene encoding stress response translation initiation inhibitor YciH codes for MALVYSTEKGRIIPEKMQPERPKGDGIIRIQRQTSGRKGKGVCVITGLDLDDKSLVSLASELKRRTGCGGSVKDGIIEIQGDHRDQLKQILEQKGFTVKFSGG; via the coding sequence ATGGCATTAGTGTATTCAACTGAAAAGGGACGAATTATTCCAGAAAAAATGCAACCTGAGCGACCAAAAGGTGATGGAATAATTCGCATACAACGTCAAACAAGTGGGCGAAAAGGAAAAGGCGTTTGTGTGATTACAGGCCTTGATTTAGACGATAAATCTCTTGTTTCACTTGCTTCTGAGCTAAAACGTCGAACAGGGTGTGGCGGTTCAGTTAAAGATGGCATAATCGAAATCCAAGGCGATCACCGAGATCAACTGAAGCAAATTCTCGAACAAAAAGGATTTACGGTTAAGTTTTCAGGTGGATGA
- a CDS encoding LapA family protein produces the protein MIKYIFGLIIALAIVIVAITIGANNDQVITFNYIVAKNEFKLSTLVAILFGFGLLLGWFITGFFYLKVKLQNIALNRRVKRQAQQISELTLPKAE, from the coding sequence ATGATAAAATATATTTTTGGACTAATTATTGCTCTTGCTATTGTTATCGTTGCTATCACTATCGGAGCGAATAACGATCAAGTGATTACTTTTAATTATATTGTAGCTAAAAATGAATTTAAACTTTCTACCTTAGTTGCTATTCTTTTTGGCTTTGGGCTACTATTAGGTTGGTTCATTACTGGTTTCTTCTATCTAAAGGTTAAACTGCAAAATATCGCTTTAAATCGTCGTGTTAAACGACAGGCACAACAAATTAGTGAATTAACCTTACCAAAGGCTGAATAA
- the secG gene encoding preprotein translocase subunit SecG, with protein sequence MLINFLTIAYLVVAVFLIGFILIQQGKGADAGASFGAGAAGTVFGSAGSANFLSRTTAILAIIFFGISLVIGNLNTHTASPKSQFEDLSQVEQKQEVPAVKTENSDIPQ encoded by the coding sequence ATGTTAATCAATTTTCTAACTATTGCTTATCTCGTTGTAGCAGTTTTCCTAATCGGATTTATCTTAATCCAACAAGGAAAAGGGGCAGATGCAGGTGCATCATTTGGTGCAGGTGCAGCAGGAACCGTATTTGGTTCAGCAGGTTCAGCAAATTTTTTATCAAGAACTACAGCGATTTTAGCAATTATTTTTTTCGGCATTAGTTTAGTGATTGGCAACTTAAACACTCACACAGCATCACCAAAAAGCCAGTTTGAAGATTTAAGTCAAGTAGAACAAAAACAAGAAGTGCCAGCAGTTAAAACTGAAAATAGCGATATCCCGCAATAA